From a single Rutidosis leptorrhynchoides isolate AG116_Rl617_1_P2 chromosome 5, CSIRO_AGI_Rlap_v1, whole genome shotgun sequence genomic region:
- the LOC139849430 gene encoding uncharacterized protein — MGELTSLISMLTSKPVNDGRQHTWSWALASNGLFTVNKLSKLLDEQVLCSFYSQQGTLHNKLVPKKVEILIWRTLRKRLSVKVELDKRGIDVHSVRYPLCDDDLKSVDHALCLCKRVFDIWVRVFSWWGLGKPTSLNLSELISDNNSSSMSSSSYEV, encoded by the coding sequence ATGGGTGAGCTGACATCGTTGATCAGCATGTTAACTTCAAAACCTGTCAATGATGGTAGACAACACACATGGAGCTGGGCATTAGCTTCTAATGGGCTGTTTACTGTCAATAAACTCTCGAAGTTGTTGGATGAACAGGTACTTTGCTCTTTTTATTCGCAACAGGGTACGCTTCATAATAAACTTGTTCCAAAAAAGGTGGAAATACTTATTTGGAGAACCCTAAGAAAAAGATTATCTGTGAAAGTAGAACTCGATAAAAGGGGGATCGATGTGCATAGCGTAAGATATCCATTGTGCGATGATGATCTCAAATCGGTAGATCACGCCTTATGTTTGTGCAAGCGTGTCTTCGATATTTGGGTTCGCGTATTCAGTTGGTGGGGGTTAGGGAAGCCTACATCCCTTAATCTATCCGAACTCATAAGTGACAACAATTCATCTTCAATGTCGAGTAGCAGTTATGAAGTTTAG